Proteins encoded within one genomic window of Candidatus Brevundimonas colombiensis:
- a CDS encoding 2Fe-2S iron-sulfur cluster-binding protein: MPQLTVTTRDGESRQIEGDAGRSVMEILRDAGFDELVAMCGGSCSCATCHVYVLESDLGRLSPIQAAENDLLDSSEYRQANSRLSCQLRFVDDLDGLSVTIAPED, translated from the coding sequence TTGCCCCAACTGACCGTGACCACCCGGGACGGCGAGAGCCGCCAGATCGAGGGTGATGCCGGACGCAGCGTCATGGAGATTCTGCGTGACGCGGGCTTCGACGAACTGGTCGCCATGTGTGGCGGCTCCTGCTCCTGCGCGACCTGCCATGTCTATGTGCTCGAGAGCGACCTGGGGCGGTTGTCGCCGATCCAAGCGGCGGAGAACGATCTGCTGGACAGCTCCGAGTATCGGCAGGCCAATTCGCGTCTGTCCTGTCAGCTGCGGTTCGTCGACGATCTCGACGGCCTAAGCGTCACCATCGCGCCCGAAGACTGA
- a CDS encoding TonB-dependent receptor, translating to MRRKASLWAGVAGIALVSSLGSAPMAIAQQADAQTPTVVEDIVVQARRRDERLIDVPVAITAIGGESLSDYSVSRVSDLATLVPSLVTGKAASGSSASIFLRGVGSTALSAGFDQSVSFVIDGLPMSRGREISLPQFDIQNVEVLKGPQALFYGKNTTGGLINVNSNNPTANFEAGAKTGYGFEGQEWYGEAYVSGPITDTLRGRFAARLSDSKGAFTNTAADTYPALVPGQDDWHRPSDHRGGAQSRAARLTLDWDPTSQLSVRLKAGMTSVDDGGPTDIIERICGGGRTTPASANGLPPSPNADCKIDGRSDSSALPRNVAEANYRYARDGEPYAEFGSEYAVVTAKWEDDKFDVESITGYYHFDQYDLNNVSGEAYPASFTQFADFTQYSQELRFETKFDGPINFSTGAFWARGEFEFNTDAYIIPLPLDPVTGSYVTFRRDNGFKSDSMSVFAQASWAIGDQWELSGGGRYSKEKRDSYQRSLDGHSFVAANFPGGIALYDEYDDDNFSPEVTLRYKPAHDTTIYAAYKQGFKAGGFNVSQALTPDASVEKGRFGAETAQGFEAGLRTLALDRRLNLGITAYHYLYEDLQVQYYDPQTNSLTAGNAGKLRTMGIEADFNYRVASVDGLSFRGAAAWNSAEYQDYIGQCYPGQTIAEGCNKLEFGGVFNGQDYEGRTPPKAPEFAGRLGASFERAVTASGITLKWNGDLSYTSEYNFTDALRPDAVQDAFTKIDTSIALVAPDGRWTVSLIGRNLTNELVVTAANDIPFSGGTGTGTTTGVLADMSAFVDNHREVYLEFAWRF from the coding sequence ATGAGGAGAAAGGCAAGCCTTTGGGCTGGCGTGGCGGGCATCGCCCTGGTGTCGAGCCTCGGCTCGGCGCCGATGGCTATCGCGCAGCAGGCGGATGCGCAGACGCCGACGGTAGTTGAGGATATCGTGGTGCAGGCGCGCCGTCGCGATGAGCGTCTGATCGATGTTCCGGTTGCGATCACCGCCATCGGCGGCGAGTCGCTCAGCGACTACTCGGTGTCGCGGGTCAGCGACCTGGCCACCCTGGTGCCGTCCCTGGTGACGGGCAAGGCGGCTTCTGGTTCGTCGGCCAGCATCTTTTTGCGTGGCGTCGGCTCGACCGCCCTGTCCGCCGGGTTCGACCAGTCGGTCTCCTTCGTGATCGACGGCCTGCCAATGAGCCGCGGCCGCGAAATCAGTCTGCCGCAGTTCGACATTCAGAACGTTGAGGTCCTGAAGGGACCTCAGGCGCTGTTCTACGGCAAGAACACGACCGGCGGCCTGATCAACGTCAACTCGAATAATCCAACGGCCAATTTCGAAGCTGGCGCCAAGACGGGTTACGGCTTCGAGGGCCAGGAGTGGTATGGCGAGGCCTACGTCTCCGGCCCGATCACCGACACCTTGCGGGGTCGTTTCGCCGCCCGCCTGTCGGACAGCAAGGGCGCCTTCACCAACACCGCCGCCGATACCTATCCCGCCCTGGTCCCGGGCCAGGATGACTGGCACCGGCCCAGCGACCATCGTGGGGGTGCGCAAAGCCGGGCGGCGCGTCTGACCCTGGATTGGGATCCGACGTCGCAATTGTCGGTGCGGCTTAAGGCAGGCATGACCTCGGTTGATGACGGCGGTCCGACAGACATCATTGAGCGCATCTGTGGGGGCGGCCGAACCACGCCGGCCTCGGCCAACGGTTTGCCGCCCAGCCCGAACGCGGACTGCAAGATCGACGGCCGTTCCGACTCGTCGGCCCTGCCGCGCAATGTCGCCGAGGCCAACTATCGCTATGCACGTGATGGCGAGCCCTATGCCGAGTTCGGTTCCGAGTACGCGGTCGTCACCGCCAAGTGGGAGGATGACAAGTTCGATGTGGAGTCGATCACCGGCTACTACCACTTCGACCAGTACGATCTGAACAACGTCTCGGGCGAGGCCTACCCAGCCTCCTTCACCCAGTTCGCCGACTTCACGCAGTATTCTCAGGAGCTGCGTTTCGAGACGAAGTTCGATGGGCCGATCAACTTCTCGACCGGCGCCTTCTGGGCGCGTGGCGAGTTCGAGTTCAACACCGACGCCTATATCATTCCGCTGCCGCTCGATCCGGTCACGGGTTCCTACGTCACCTTCCGCCGCGATAACGGATTCAAGTCCGATTCCATGTCGGTCTTCGCTCAGGCGTCATGGGCGATCGGCGATCAGTGGGAACTGAGCGGCGGCGGGCGCTACAGCAAGGAAAAGCGCGACAGCTATCAGCGCTCGTTGGATGGCCACAGCTTTGTCGCGGCGAATTTCCCTGGCGGCATCGCGCTGTATGACGAGTATGACGACGACAACTTCTCGCCGGAAGTCACGCTGCGCTACAAGCCAGCCCACGATACGACGATCTACGCCGCCTACAAACAAGGCTTCAAGGCGGGCGGCTTCAACGTCTCGCAGGCCTTGACGCCCGACGCCTCGGTGGAAAAAGGCCGCTTTGGCGCAGAGACGGCTCAAGGCTTTGAGGCCGGCCTTCGCACCCTGGCGCTGGACCGTCGATTGAACCTGGGCATTACAGCCTACCACTATCTCTACGAGGATCTGCAGGTCCAATACTATGACCCGCAGACGAATTCGCTGACCGCCGGCAATGCCGGCAAGCTGCGCACCATGGGCATCGAAGCGGACTTCAACTATCGCGTGGCCAGCGTTGATGGGTTGAGTTTCAGAGGTGCGGCCGCCTGGAATAGCGCCGAATACCAGGACTATATCGGTCAATGTTATCCGGGGCAGACGATCGCCGAAGGCTGTAACAAGCTTGAGTTTGGCGGTGTCTTCAACGGCCAGGATTATGAAGGTCGGACCCCGCCCAAGGCGCCGGAGTTCGCCGGCCGTCTGGGCGCCAGTTTTGAACGCGCGGTGACGGCTTCCGGCATCACGCTGAAGTGGAACGGCGACCTCAGCTATACGTCCGAATACAACTTCACCGATGCCCTTCGTCCTGACGCCGTCCAGGACGCCTTCACCAAGATCGACACCTCGATCGCCCTGGTGGCACCTGATGGCCGCTGGACCGTGTCACTGATCGGTCGAAACCTGACCAACGAACTGGTCGTGACGGCCGCCAACGACATCCCGTTCAGCGGGGGCACGGGCACGGGCACGACGACTGGCGTTCTGGCCGACATGTCGGCCTTCGTCGACAACCACCGCGAAGTCTATCTGGAGTTCGCCTGGCGGTTCTGA
- a CDS encoding TetR family transcriptional regulator has translation MARPSTPLISRSAATQAALDVIDEVGLARFSLNHVARKLGVSSPSLYHYFQDKDELLEEVVRLLFLGLPELKDGLALPELKSSALPFEERMVNLCVSARHAILKHPNAAVLVLQYFPRRLLLQAYEDAADANPYPPQFHMVILEGTDKLMFGSALFGAAARARGIDTMPAFKPDGYPAVARALQASPFSDDEKLLEETLRMFFLGAAERYRRGTLGQPVNDTEHLFDTPPPLPKT, from the coding sequence TTGGCGCGCCCCTCCACTCCGCTCATCAGTCGCAGCGCCGCCACACAGGCTGCCTTGGATGTCATTGATGAAGTCGGACTGGCGCGCTTTAGCTTGAATCACGTGGCCCGCAAGCTCGGTGTCAGCTCCCCGTCTCTCTATCACTACTTTCAAGATAAGGACGAACTTCTTGAAGAAGTCGTCCGTTTGCTTTTTCTGGGACTGCCAGAACTGAAGGATGGACTTGCTCTGCCGGAACTCAAGAGCAGCGCGTTGCCCTTCGAGGAGCGGATGGTGAACCTCTGCGTCTCCGCCCGGCACGCCATCCTCAAACACCCGAACGCCGCCGTTCTGGTGCTGCAGTACTTCCCGCGCCGACTGCTGCTTCAAGCCTACGAGGATGCGGCCGACGCCAATCCCTATCCGCCGCAGTTTCACATGGTCATCCTGGAAGGCACCGACAAGCTGATGTTCGGGTCAGCTCTGTTCGGCGCCGCAGCGCGAGCGCGCGGCATTGACACCATGCCGGCCTTCAAGCCCGACGGCTATCCGGCAGTCGCGCGCGCGCTGCAGGCAAGCCCCTTCTCAGACGACGAAAAGCTGCTGGAAGAGACCTTGCGGATGTTCTTTCTCGGTGCGGCCGAGCGCTATCGTCGCGGCACATTGGGACAGCCGGTCAATGATACCGAGCATTTGTTCGACACGCCGCCACCTCTGCCCAAGACCTGA
- a CDS encoding cytochrome P450, whose amino-acid sequence MAVTADISPKPDYVADHLVFDFDIYNDPRVGEDVQGTYAAALDGTPDIFWTRMNGGHWMVKGFDAIGEVVRDPEHFSVREMQIPRVENPPFFIPLSLDPPENLPYRQAMMPMFGPVAVKVLEPRIRELARQIIDKVVATGACDFQGEVSKLFPVTVFMELMGMDLSRLQEFRHLAEGFFETQNNGPELARLSGIIMGILTELIAEKRANPDDKLMSHFITVDVGGRQMGDDEILAMSFVLFLGGMDTVTNVTGFAYQQLAQMPDVQKRLADDPSQIPAFVDEAIRLYGVVSTPRMVVKDRQIGDAVFRDGDMVLNVLCLGSRDPKRYDAPNAFNMDRKKVAHLTFSSGPHLCIGHVLGRTELRILTEEWFKRIPSFEATPGRPHHFRVGTVMALETLPLQWQAA is encoded by the coding sequence ATGGCCGTTACTGCAGACATCTCGCCCAAGCCCGATTATGTGGCCGATCACCTGGTCTTCGACTTCGACATCTATAACGACCCGCGTGTGGGCGAGGATGTCCAGGGAACCTATGCGGCGGCCCTCGATGGGACGCCGGACATCTTCTGGACCCGCATGAATGGCGGCCACTGGATGGTCAAAGGCTTTGACGCCATTGGCGAAGTGGTGCGCGATCCCGAGCATTTCTCGGTTCGGGAGATGCAGATTCCGCGCGTCGAGAATCCGCCCTTCTTTATTCCCCTAAGCCTCGATCCGCCTGAGAATCTGCCTTACCGGCAGGCGATGATGCCCATGTTCGGCCCGGTCGCCGTCAAGGTTCTGGAGCCGCGCATCCGCGAGCTGGCGCGCCAGATCATCGACAAGGTCGTCGCCACTGGCGCCTGCGACTTCCAGGGCGAAGTCTCCAAGCTGTTTCCAGTTACGGTCTTCATGGAGCTGATGGGCATGGACCTGTCGCGGCTTCAGGAATTCCGCCATCTGGCCGAGGGCTTCTTCGAGACCCAGAACAACGGCCCCGAGCTGGCCCGCCTCAGCGGCATCATCATGGGGATTCTGACCGAATTGATCGCCGAAAAGCGCGCCAACCCGGACGACAAACTGATGAGCCACTTCATCACCGTCGATGTGGGCGGCCGCCAGATGGGCGATGACGAGATTCTGGCCATGAGCTTCGTGCTGTTCCTCGGCGGCATGGATACCGTCACCAACGTCACAGGCTTCGCCTATCAGCAGCTGGCGCAGATGCCGGACGTACAGAAGCGTCTGGCGGACGATCCGTCCCAGATTCCCGCCTTCGTCGATGAGGCCATTCGTCTGTACGGCGTGGTGAGCACGCCGCGCATGGTCGTCAAGGATCGCCAGATCGGCGACGCCGTCTTCCGTGACGGCGACATGGTGCTGAACGTCCTGTGCCTCGGGAGCCGCGATCCAAAGCGTTACGATGCGCCCAATGCCTTCAACATGGATCGCAAGAAGGTCGCCCATCTGACCTTCTCGTCAGGCCCACATCTCTGCATTGGCCATGTGCTCGGTCGCACGGAGCTGCGCATCCTGACCGAGGAGTGGTTCAAGCGCATTCCGTCCTTTGAGGCGACCCCGGGCCGACCCCACCATTTCCGGGTCGGGACGGTGATGGCGCTGGAGACCCTGCCGCTGCAATGGCAGGCAGCCTGA
- a CDS encoding AMP-binding protein gives MAQTLSDAIAWWARVRPEQNAIIMDGEPLSYRTYKAWSDRVAAMLIADGLQPGERVGVCDLNSLAYCALIMGVIRAGGIVSPVNSRFTTREIVDLCGTTEPRFVFVGDDFAAKVQAAGLSTRSMAEINALREGEPAVIDRDVDPDAPVVIIATSGSTAKPKGVVLTHRSMTSYVGNWALEGTGSSAGARVISLAPLNTSAGFVQLIQYSVQGCTIYMEPQFIPAKTLKMIVDEKITCFGAVPVFFEALAALPEFADADLSALKLATCGGARVSRRLLEAYKAKGVIIRQIYGQTEVGGNATMMPEHLALEEPEKCGWGGAYIELRVVRPGDIDCDPGEPGEILMRSPGMMKEYWRNPDETAKALSGGWLHSGDIGALDERGLLTYIDRMKDLIISGGLNISAAEVEAVVCEYPGIVEVLVIAAPCDKFGETPFAVYHGPAEVNVEGLIAHCNANLSNYKVPRYVAFSAEPLPRLATGKLSKPAVREAYAGAHEALQRVR, from the coding sequence ATGGCGCAAACACTATCGGATGCAATCGCCTGGTGGGCGAGGGTTCGGCCTGAGCAGAATGCCATCATCATGGATGGCGAGCCGCTATCCTATCGCACCTACAAGGCCTGGTCAGACCGTGTGGCGGCGATGCTGATTGCGGATGGACTGCAGCCCGGCGAGCGTGTCGGCGTCTGTGACCTGAACAGCCTGGCCTATTGCGCCCTGATCATGGGCGTCATTCGCGCGGGCGGCATCGTCAGCCCGGTGAACTCGCGTTTCACCACACGGGAAATCGTCGACCTGTGCGGCACGACCGAGCCCCGCTTCGTCTTTGTCGGCGATGACTTCGCCGCCAAGGTTCAGGCGGCGGGCTTGTCGACGCGGTCCATGGCCGAGATCAACGCCCTGCGTGAAGGTGAACCGGCTGTGATCGACCGCGATGTCGACCCGGACGCGCCGGTCGTCATCATCGCCACCTCGGGATCGACCGCCAAGCCCAAGGGCGTGGTCCTGACCCACCGGTCAATGACCTCCTATGTCGGCAACTGGGCGCTGGAGGGGACGGGGTCGTCCGCCGGGGCGCGGGTCATCAGTCTGGCGCCGCTCAACACCTCGGCCGGCTTCGTGCAACTGATCCAGTACAGTGTCCAAGGCTGCACCATCTACATGGAGCCGCAGTTCATCCCGGCCAAGACGCTGAAGATGATTGTGGACGAGAAGATTACCTGTTTCGGCGCGGTGCCGGTCTTCTTCGAGGCTCTGGCGGCCCTGCCTGAGTTCGCCGATGCGGACCTGTCGGCGCTGAAGCTGGCGACCTGCGGCGGCGCTCGCGTCAGCCGACGGCTGCTGGAAGCCTACAAGGCCAAGGGCGTCATCATCCGCCAGATCTACGGCCAGACCGAAGTCGGCGGCAACGCCACCATGATGCCCGAGCATCTGGCGCTGGAAGAGCCCGAAAAATGCGGCTGGGGCGGCGCCTACATCGAACTGCGCGTTGTCCGGCCAGGCGACATTGACTGCGATCCGGGCGAGCCGGGTGAGATTCTAATGCGCTCGCCGGGAATGATGAAGGAATACTGGCGCAACCCCGATGAGACGGCCAAGGCCCTTAGCGGCGGCTGGCTGCACTCGGGCGACATCGGCGCGCTCGATGAGCGCGGCCTGCTGACTTACATTGACCGGATGAAGGACCTGATCATCTCGGGCGGGCTGAACATCTCCGCCGCCGAGGTCGAGGCGGTGGTCTGTGAATATCCGGGGATTGTCGAGGTTCTGGTCATAGCCGCCCCCTGCGACAAGTTCGGAGAGACCCCGTTCGCCGTCTATCACGGCCCGGCCGAGGTCAATGTCGAGGGGTTGATCGCCCACTGCAACGCCAATCTGTCGAACTACAAGGTGCCGCGCTACGTCGCGTTCTCGGCGGAGCCGCTGCCCCGTCTGGCGACAGGAAAACTGTCCAAGCCAGCCGTTCGTGAAGCCTATGCCGGGGCTCATGAAGCCCTTCAGCGTGTCCGTTAG
- a CDS encoding aromatic ring-hydroxylating dioxygenase subunit alpha, producing MNQVSEITRAPERQVTTLGALNPDLQAAIRRIPAERDAHTDPLAETRPNAIFTSQAQFDLEQEKLFSRYPVPVTLSALLAEPGTVIANDGYGIPLLITRARDGVIRAFINACQHKGSKIVEDCEVHKQGRLSCPYHAWTYALDGKLVGVARADMFKDLDKSERNLKELPAREWGGVVYVQLDGRDPDWSNLSDQVAADFESLGIPTAHVYGRKTFDLKANWKLVLEPFLEGYHVQRLHSASIGDLFVDAPNIVDLFGPNVRQLSGRIGYEPAMLDENPAANIHKLITHAYTAFPNCVVVTSQYYISVMLLKPRGVDRTTVEYFMLTPGPATTPKAQEVFERSYDLIIKVFGGEDFRAAEISQAGLSAGVPKETIYCGLEENIVRYYDQLEMLMK from the coding sequence ATGAATCAGGTTTCCGAGATCACGAGAGCGCCCGAACGTCAGGTCACCACGCTGGGCGCATTGAATCCTGACCTGCAGGCGGCCATTCGCCGCATTCCGGCAGAGCGTGACGCCCACACCGATCCCCTAGCGGAGACGCGTCCCAACGCGATCTTCACCAGCCAGGCCCAGTTCGATCTGGAGCAGGAAAAGCTCTTCAGTCGCTATCCGGTGCCTGTGACCCTGTCGGCCTTGTTGGCCGAGCCGGGGACGGTCATCGCCAACGACGGCTATGGCATCCCGCTGTTGATCACGCGGGCGCGTGATGGCGTGATCCGCGCCTTCATCAACGCCTGCCAGCACAAGGGCTCGAAGATCGTCGAGGACTGCGAGGTCCACAAGCAGGGACGTCTGTCCTGCCCCTATCACGCCTGGACCTATGCGCTGGACGGCAAGCTGGTCGGCGTGGCGCGCGCCGACATGTTCAAGGACCTGGACAAGTCCGAGCGCAACCTCAAGGAACTGCCGGCCCGTGAATGGGGCGGTGTCGTCTATGTGCAGCTCGACGGCCGCGATCCGGACTGGTCCAACCTGTCGGATCAGGTCGCTGCGGATTTCGAGTCTCTCGGCATTCCCACGGCGCATGTCTATGGTCGCAAGACCTTTGACCTGAAGGCCAACTGGAAGCTGGTGCTCGAGCCCTTCCTCGAAGGCTACCACGTCCAGCGTCTGCACTCGGCGTCGATCGGCGACCTGTTCGTGGATGCACCGAATATCGTCGACCTGTTCGGCCCCAATGTGCGTCAGCTCTCAGGGCGGATCGGCTATGAGCCGGCCATGCTGGATGAGAACCCGGCGGCCAATATCCACAAGCTGATCACCCACGCCTATACGGCCTTCCCGAACTGCGTGGTGGTCACCAGCCAGTATTATATCAGCGTCATGCTGCTGAAGCCGCGCGGCGTGGATCGGACCACTGTTGAATACTTCATGCTCACCCCGGGTCCGGCGACGACGCCCAAGGCCCAGGAAGTGTTCGAGCGCTCCTATGATCTCATCATCAAGGTCTTTGGCGGGGAGGATTTCCGTGCCGCCGAGATCAGTCAGGCCGGTTTGAGCGCTGGCGTACCCAAGGAAACGATCTACTGCGGGCTCGAAGAGAATATCGTGCGTTATTACGATCAGCTCGAAATGTTGATGAAGTAG
- a CDS encoding FAD-dependent oxidoreductase codes for MQHFDTLIVGGGHAGASAAASLRQLGYEGSVAILGAEPEAPYERPPLSKDYLSGEKAFDRLLIRPEAFWAERKIELLLGRTAERVAPLEHQVTTSDGATLSYGHLIWATGGRPRRLSCAGADLVGVHSVRTRADVDQMASELAAVQQVVIIGGGYIGLEAAAVLSKLGKSVVLLEALDRVLARVAGEPLSRFFEAEHRAHGVDLRLGAAVDCILEEGGLATGVKLADGQILPAQMVIVGVGVIPAVEPLLDAGAAGGNGVWVDAQCRTSLSDVFAIGDCALHANRFAQGADIRLESVQNANDQAKVAARAIVGDPIAYDAIPWFWSDQYDLKLQTIGLLTGHDAWVVRGDPASRSFSVVYLRGDVICAIDCVNAVKDYVQARKLIVEETSINRALLGDAGVPLKDIAAL; via the coding sequence ATGCAGCATTTTGATACCCTGATTGTCGGCGGCGGCCACGCCGGCGCGAGCGCGGCCGCCTCGCTTCGGCAGCTTGGCTATGAGGGCAGCGTCGCCATTCTGGGCGCCGAGCCTGAGGCCCCCTATGAGCGGCCGCCGCTCTCCAAAGACTATCTGTCGGGCGAAAAGGCCTTTGACCGCCTGCTGATCCGGCCCGAAGCCTTCTGGGCCGAGCGCAAGATTGAGCTTCTGCTGGGTCGCACGGCCGAGCGGGTGGCGCCGTTGGAGCATCAGGTCACGACGTCGGATGGTGCGACCTTAAGTTATGGCCATCTTATCTGGGCAACCGGCGGACGGCCTCGGCGGCTGAGCTGCGCGGGAGCTGATCTGGTCGGGGTACACAGCGTGCGCACGCGCGCTGATGTGGATCAGATGGCGTCCGAGCTGGCCGCGGTGCAGCAGGTGGTCATCATCGGCGGCGGCTATATCGGTCTGGAAGCGGCGGCGGTCCTGAGCAAGCTGGGCAAGTCGGTGGTGCTGCTGGAGGCGCTGGATCGGGTGCTGGCGCGGGTTGCGGGAGAACCGTTGTCGCGTTTCTTTGAGGCGGAGCATCGCGCCCACGGCGTGGACCTGCGTCTGGGCGCGGCGGTTGACTGCATCCTGGAGGAGGGCGGTCTGGCGACCGGCGTCAAGCTGGCGGACGGTCAGATCCTTCCGGCCCAGATGGTCATCGTCGGGGTCGGCGTCATTCCGGCGGTCGAGCCCCTGCTGGACGCGGGCGCGGCCGGGGGTAACGGCGTCTGGGTGGACGCTCAATGCCGCACCAGCCTGTCTGACGTCTTCGCCATCGGCGATTGCGCCCTGCACGCAAACCGTTTCGCTCAGGGGGCCGACATCCGTCTGGAGTCCGTTCAGAACGCCAATGATCAAGCCAAGGTCGCGGCCCGGGCCATTGTTGGTGATCCGATCGCCTATGACGCCATCCCCTGGTTCTGGTCGGATCAGTACGATCTGAAGCTTCAAACTATAGGCCTGCTAACGGGGCATGACGCCTGGGTGGTGCGCGGCGATCCCGCCTCGCGCAGCTTCTCGGTGGTTTATCTGCGCGGCGATGTGATCTGCGCCATCGACTGCGTCAACGCCGTCAAAGACTACGTCCAGGCACGCAAATTAATTGTCGAAGAAACGTCGATAAATCGCGCGCTTCTGGGTGATGCAGGGGTCCCTCTGAAGGACATCGCGGCATTGTGA
- a CDS encoding SDR family oxidoreductase → MSVDLSGRVALVTGASAGLGRYFALTLARAGAAVVLCARRLEVLEDLAEDIRAEGGRALPLALDLSDASAMAGAFDAAEAAFGTVDILVNNAGVADGKYATRMTLEEVDHVLAINVRAPFLMATEAARRLMAAEMPGRIVNLSSVAAYTYTHKSAAALYATTKAAVVKMTEALAIEWSAQKINVNAIAPGLFRSEMSAGYIERAGDFTGRFPRGRVGEPEFLESTLLYLVDPASGFVTGTTIIVDDAQQGR, encoded by the coding sequence ATGAGCGTGGATCTGAGCGGCCGCGTCGCCCTGGTGACGGGGGCCAGCGCAGGACTGGGCCGCTATTTCGCCCTGACCCTGGCCCGGGCGGGGGCGGCGGTGGTGCTGTGCGCGCGGCGTCTGGAGGTTCTTGAAGATCTGGCGGAGGACATCCGGGCCGAGGGGGGCAGGGCGCTGCCGCTCGCGCTCGATCTGTCTGACGCCTCGGCCATGGCCGGGGCTTTCGACGCCGCCGAGGCGGCGTTTGGCACGGTGGACATCCTGGTCAACAACGCCGGGGTGGCGGATGGGAAGTACGCTACCCGCATGACGCTGGAAGAAGTGGATCACGTTCTGGCGATCAATGTTCGCGCGCCCTTCCTGATGGCGACCGAGGCGGCGCGACGGTTGATGGCGGCGGAAATGCCGGGCCGGATCGTCAACCTGTCGTCGGTGGCGGCCTATACCTATACGCACAAGAGCGCCGCGGCCCTCTACGCCACGACCAAGGCGGCGGTGGTCAAGATGACCGAGGCGCTGGCGATCGAGTGGTCGGCGCAGAAGATTAACGTCAACGCCATCGCTCCGGGCCTGTTCAGGTCGGAAATGAGCGCCGGCTACATCGAACGCGCGGGCGACTTCACCGGACGCTTTCCGCGTGGGCGGGTCGGCGAGCCGGAGTTTCTGGAAAGCACCCTTCTCTATCTGGTCGACCCGGCCTCCGGTTTTGTGACGGGCACGACCATCATCGTCGACGACGCCCAGCAGGGACGCTAG
- a CDS encoding alpha/beta hydrolase, whose translation MAGQASGVRTYSSSGGVSIVADVDGPDDAPVVLLMHGGGQTRHSWSGAMASLVERGYRVVNYDARGHGDSSWAEDGAYALDDRVDDVRAVLGDTTAPFALVGASLGGATAIHAVASGLAASAVVMVDIVPDPEPLGIGRITDFMNGHLDGFADLDEAADAVAAYNPERPRPTNPTGLMRNLRRRDNGRLYWHWDPRILQDPTGQKAIIRRSAEAAAAAAEPPPFLLVRGLHSDVVSDAGVASFRALMSDLEVVDVAGAGHMVAGDRNDAFNAGVIDFLARKMPVERSA comes from the coding sequence ATGGCGGGCCAAGCTTCTGGAGTCCGCACCTACAGCTCCAGCGGCGGGGTGAGCATCGTCGCAGACGTTGATGGACCAGATGATGCGCCGGTCGTGCTGCTGATGCATGGCGGCGGTCAAACGCGGCATAGTTGGTCTGGAGCAATGGCGTCGCTGGTCGAGCGGGGCTATCGCGTCGTCAACTATGACGCGCGCGGTCACGGCGACAGCAGCTGGGCCGAGGACGGCGCCTATGCGCTGGACGATCGCGTGGATGACGTGCGTGCGGTCTTGGGCGATACGACGGCGCCGTTCGCTCTGGTCGGCGCCTCGCTGGGAGGCGCGACCGCCATCCACGCGGTGGCGTCTGGTCTGGCGGCTTCAGCGGTCGTCATGGTGGACATTGTTCCCGACCCCGAGCCGCTGGGCATCGGGCGGATCACCGACTTCATGAACGGCCATCTGGACGGCTTTGCCGATCTGGACGAGGCGGCGGACGCGGTTGCGGCCTATAATCCCGAGCGGCCGCGCCCCACGAATCCGACAGGGCTGATGCGCAATCTGCGTCGCCGCGACAATGGACGTCTCTACTGGCACTGGGACCCACGGATCCTGCAGGACCCTACCGGGCAGAAGGCCATCATTCGGCGTTCGGCCGAGGCAGCGGCGGCGGCGGCCGAACCCCCGCCCTTCCTTCTGGTGCGCGGTCTGCACAGCGATGTCGTCAGCGACGCCGGCGTGGCGTCCTTTCGGGCTCTGATGTCGGACCTCGAGGTCGTCGATGTGGCGGGGGCGGGCCATATGGTCGCCGGCGACCGCAACGACGCCTTCAATGCGGGAGTGATCGACTTTCTCGCGCGAAAGATGCCGGTGGAGCGGTCAGCATGA